One segment of Rosa chinensis cultivar Old Blush chromosome 6, RchiOBHm-V2, whole genome shotgun sequence DNA contains the following:
- the LOC112168986 gene encoding uncharacterized protein LOC112168986 isoform X2: protein MVDHEGLAEYKKKKKENDIPRIANAKARDIYNGIKLIAEHRALEDPSEHSEKWKRISKNMSDGALTKKSLRAALIKEYQAQEQPSTEVHSTKGDGGYSLDFLLGSVSHNNYDANVGGRNE, encoded by the exons ATGGTGGACCACGAGGGACTAGCTGaatataagaagaagaagaaggagaatgaTATACCACG CATTGCCAATGCTAAAGCTAGAGATATATATAATGGAATAAAGCTTATTGCAGAACACAGAGCATTGGAGGACCCATCAGAGCATTCAGAAAAGTGGAAGCGTATATCAAAGAATATGTCAGATGGTGCGCTTACAAAAAAAAGTCTCAGGGCTGCACTTATAAAAGAATATCAAGCTCAG GAACAACCCTCAACGGAAGTCCACTCTACCAAAGGTGATGGTGGATATTCTCTGGATTTCCTCTTGGGGAGTGTCTCACATAATAATTACGATGCAAATGTTGGAGGAAGAAATGAGTAG
- the LOC112168986 gene encoding uncharacterized protein LOC112168986 isoform X1, with the protein MWCAMERNIRSQSQFRYCANSIMVDHEGLAEYKKKKKENDIPRIANAKARDIYNGIKLIAEHRALEDPSEHSEKWKRISKNMSDGALTKKSLRAALIKEYQAQEQPSTEVHSTKGDGGYSLDFLLGSVSHNNYDANVGGRNE; encoded by the exons ATGTGGTGTGCCATGGAGAGAAACATCAGGTCTCAATCGCAATTTAGGTACTGCGCCAAT TCTATCATGGTGGACCACGAGGGACTAGCTGaatataagaagaagaagaaggagaatgaTATACCACG CATTGCCAATGCTAAAGCTAGAGATATATATAATGGAATAAAGCTTATTGCAGAACACAGAGCATTGGAGGACCCATCAGAGCATTCAGAAAAGTGGAAGCGTATATCAAAGAATATGTCAGATGGTGCGCTTACAAAAAAAAGTCTCAGGGCTGCACTTATAAAAGAATATCAAGCTCAG GAACAACCCTCAACGGAAGTCCACTCTACCAAAGGTGATGGTGGATATTCTCTGGATTTCCTCTTGGGGAGTGTCTCACATAATAATTACGATGCAAATGTTGGAGGAAGAAATGAGTAG
- the LOC112169676 gene encoding nucleosome assembly protein 1;2-like: MSIGSIETFEGVPFGGNLNQKGPAKRIYDPMPKPAFRNLHVSVTVTDLPFLNVQFEHDTMQRQYFKDRAALEAEFQQSCLPLHNQISYHIVPYFWLKALTNNKVLRAKITEHDERALKFLRDIKWSKTDSQRGFGFKLEFFFDSNPFFQNPVLTKTYDKIDKDLPILRKAIGTEIEWYSRTRLTPNLNEKRLYEGTNNWGSFFNFFSPPQVPKVIDGKAAKEIQNLMEQDYEIGSTIREVIPYAVSWFAKSVPTSATSLLGNSPIRISNPASGGILNDQAVLLSAFNDKMQILDGQDSVILRGLGNIQA, translated from the exons ATGAGCATCGGCTCCATCGAGACCTTCGAAGGTGTCCCCTTTGGCGGCAACTTGAACCAGAAAGGCCCCGCGAAACGAATATATGACCCCATGCCAAAGCCCGCGTTTAGAAACC TACATGTGAGTGTGACTGTGACTGACCTTCCTTTTCTCAATGTGCAGTTCGAGCATGACACAATGCAGAGACAGTATTTCAAGGACAGGGCAGCACTTGAAGCCGAGTTTCAACAATCTTGTCTACCTCTGCACAATCAG ATTT cgtatcatatTGTTCCTTATTTTTGGCTCAAAGCTTTGACCAACAACAAAGTGCTACGTGCTAAG ATTACTGAGCACGATGAACGAGCTCTTAAGTTTCTTAGAGACATCAAGTGGTCTAAAACAGATAGCCAAAGGGGGTTTGGTTTCAAGCTTGAGTTCTTCTTTGACAGCAATCCTTTCTTTCAAAATCCTGTCTTAACAAAGACTTATGACAAGATTGACAAAGATTTACCCATTTTAAGAAAAGCAATAGG GACTGAGATAGAATGGTATAGCAGAACACGTTTGACACCAAATCTCAATGAGAAGAGGCTTTATGAGGGCACTAACAATTGGGGAAGTTTCTTCAACTTTTTCAGTCCACCCCAAGTCCCCAAAGTTATAGATGGAAAAGCG GccaaggaaatccaaaaccttaTGGAACAAGATTATGAAATTGG GTCAACCATTCGAGAGGTCATTCCCTATGCTGTGTCATGGTTTGCAAAAAG tgtACCAACTTCTGCCACCTCTCTCCTCGGTAATTCACCTATCAGAATATCCAATCCTGCCTCTGGAGGAATTCTCAACGACCAGGCAGTGCTCCTGAGCGCTTTCAAT GATAAGATGCAGATTTTAGATGGGCAGGACTCCGTTATCCTCAGGGGCCTGGGAAATATCCAGGCATGA